The following are encoded together in the Bos javanicus breed banteng chromosome X, ARS-OSU_banteng_1.0, whole genome shotgun sequence genome:
- the LOC133242742 gene encoding uncharacterized protein LOC133242742 has translation MQKSKWLSGETLKIAMKRREAKSKVEKERYKHLNAEFQRIARRDKKAFLSDQCKEIEENNRMGKTKDLFKKIRDTKGTFHSKMGSIKDRNGMDLTEAEDIKKKWQENTEELYKKDLHDPDNHNGVITHLEPDILECEVKWALESITRNKASGGDGIPVALFQILKDDAVKALHLICQQIWKTQQWPQDWKWSVFIPIPKKGNAKECSNYHTIALISHTSKVMLKILQARLQQYVNCELPDVQAGFRKGRGTRDQIANIHWIMKKAREFQKNIYFCFIDMPKPLTVCIIINWKILKEMGIPDHLT, from the coding sequence atgcaaaaaagcaaatggctgtctggggagaccttaaaaatagctatgaaaagaagagaagcgaaaagcaaagtagaaaaggaaagatataagcatctgaatgcagagttccaaagaatagcaagaagagataagaaagccttcctcagcgatcaatgcaaagaaatagaggaaaacaacagaatgggaaagactaaagatctcttcaagaaaattagagataccaagggaacatttcattcaaagatgggctcgataaaggacagaaatggtatggacctaacagaagcagaagatattaagaagaagtggcaagaaaacacagaagaactgtacaaaaaagatcttcatgacccagataatcacaatggtgtgatcactcatctagagccagacatcctggaatgtgaagtcaagtgggctttagaaagcatcactaggaacaaagctagtggaggtgatggaattccagttgcactatttcaaatcctgaaagatgatgctgtgaaagcgctgcacttaatatgccagcaaatttggaaaactcagcagtggccacaggattggaaatggtcagttttcattccaatcccaaagaaaggcaatgccaaagaatgctcaaactaccacacaattgcactaatctcccacactagtaaagtaatgctcaaaattctccaagccaggcttcagcaatacgtgaactgtgaacttcctgatgttcaagctggttttagaaaaggcagaggaaccagagatcaaattgccaacatccactggatcatgaaaaaagcaagagagttccagaaaaacatctatttctgctttattgacatgccaaagcctttgactgtgtgtatcataataaactggaaaattctgaaagagatgggaataccagaccacctgacctga